TGGTACGACTTAGACCAAGCCCAGGAGGCTTTTGACCGCTATAAGGCGGCTAACCAGAAGGAAAGCTTAAGGCTCACCCTATTAGCTAATGATGATGAAAATAGCCGCAAATTGTCTGAATACCTCAAAGAAACTCTGGAGCAAGCCCTTGACGGCTTGACCATTGAATTACAAAATGTTCCCAAGAAAAATCGGATTGACCGTATGAACCGGCAAGACTTTGATTTTGCCTTGACTGCCTGGGGGGCAGATTACGATGATCCCCTGGCTTATTATCAAAATTTGAAAAGTGACAATTCCTTTAACCGCGGGCGATATCAAAATCCTGAGTTGGATCGGTTGATCACTGACCTTGCTTTCCCTTATAATCAAGATCGAGACCGGCCTTACCAAGTGGCCCAAAAAATTGAAGAATTAATCAAAAATCAAGCCGTTGTGGTGCCACTTTACCAACAAAATGAATGGCATCTCAGGAGCGACCGGGTTCAAGGCATTATCTACCGCCCCATTGGTCCTGAAGTTGATTTTCGATTAGCTTCCATTCAAAGTAATTAAATAATATCTAAGTCCTCCCTTTTATTACTGGGGAAGTCGGTGCGAGTCCGACGCAGTCCCTATGCTACTGTGTTTACGTTAAGGTATCAGTCAGAATGCCAGTAATAAAAGGAAGTTTTATTTATGTCTCAGGGTTTGATAAATAAGGCGAAAAAGGGCTGTCATTTTTGCGTGCGATAAATGATTCAAAAACGATTATTGAGCAAACCCTGATTTGTTGAATAATCGTTTTTTTCTGTTAGGAGGACTTGGCGATGAAGATATGCATTGTTTATAGTAGCTTGCGAGGTAATACCGAAGCTGCTGCCTTTATTCTGGCCTCCTTCTTGGAAGACCTGGGCTTAAGCGCCCAATTAGTTGGGGCCGATGCCTATGACTATGAGACCTTGTTAGAAGCTGATGGTTTAGCTATTGGTTCCTATACCTACGGCAACAATGCTGAAATTCCCGAAGAATTATTAGATCTATACGAAGACCTGCCCGATTTGATCCAAGCCAACCCCAAATTAAAGCAGGCCCTAGCAGTATTTGGTTCTGGGGACCGGGACTATCCCATTTATGCTAAGGCCGTGGATGATTTTGTAGAAGTCATTGAAAAAAGTGGCGGGCACTTACTGGCACCTGGGGTAAAAATTGATGGCTATCCTGACTATGATGAAGAAATTGCCGGCCTAGCCGCTATTGCCCAGGCCTTTTTACAAATAGCAAAGGAGAATAACTGATGAGAGCCTTAATGATTGCCGGAGCGACCAGTAATGTGGGCAAGACGACCTTGACTTTAGGTCTGATCCAAGCCCTGATCAAGCGCGGATTGAAAGTCCAACCCTACAAGGTGGGGCCTGACTATATTGACACGCGTTTCCACCAAGAGATTAGCCAGCGTCCTTCGATCAATTTGGACCAATTCTTAGTTCCAGATGACCAGGTCTTAAAAGCACTCTATACCCGTCATCTAGAGGGTAGCGATATTGCTGTAGTGGAAGGGGTCATGGGCCTCTTTGATGGCTTTGGTTCTGATGCTCTCATGGCCTCTAGCGCGGGCATTGCTAAGGCCCTCGATATTCCCATCCTCTTAGTGATTGATGGGCGGGCCATGTCGACTTCAGCGGCAGCCATGGTCAAGGGCTATCTCAACTTGATCCCTGACCTCAATATTATCGGTGTCCTAGTCAATCGGGTGGCCTCAGCAAGCCATTATCAATTAATCAAGAATGCTATTGAACGGTATAACCAGGTGCCGGTTCTAGGCTATCTGGCTCGTAATGAAGCCTATTCCTTACCTTCTCGCCACCTAGGCCTGGCCCTGGAAGAAGCGAATAATCATTTAGTTGACCAAGTCAGTCAAGTAGCCCAAGCTATGGAAGAAAGTATTGCGATTGATGACATCTTAAACTTGTCTCAATTAGATCCAGACCGACTCAAAGCCGACCAAGCAGCTATTGAATCTAGTTTGGCCCCCTATGAAAAGGCTGACCAGCAAACTCCTTTTAAGGTGGCCTATGCCTATGACGAGGCCTTTTCCTTTTACTATCCTGATAACTTATCCTTATTAGAGAAACGGGGTGGCCAACTCCAAACCTTTAGTCCCCTCCATGACCAAGACTTACCGAAGGCTGACCTCTACTATATTGGCGGGGGCTTTCCAGAACTCTATGCCGAAACTTTATCTAAGAACCAAGCCATGCGCACTGCCCTCCGCGAGGCCCACAAGGCTGGTAAGGCCATTTTGGCCGAATGCGGTGGCCTTATGTATTTAGGAAGTCGTTTTATTAAGGATGATAAAGACTACCCCATGGTGGGGATCTTTGAAGGGCAGAGCCAAATGACGGACCGCCTACGCCGCTTCGGCTACTGTACTATGGCACTTACTAGCGATTCTTTTTACGGCCAAGCTGGTGATGAGGTAAGGGGGCATGAATTTCATTATTCAACCTTTACCAGTCCAGAAAGGACGATTGGAAACTTATACAAGGACCGCGATGGTAAACGGGTTAAGGAGTGGCAGGGGGGCTTTCAAAAGAATAAGACCTATGCTGCCTACCAACATGTACACTTTTACCAAGACCCTAAAGTCATTGACCAAATGATTTCATGGATTAAGGAGGACTAGAGATGGCTTATATTAAAAAACCTGAACGCATCACTGACCGCTCATTTGAAATTATTGACGCGGAAATCAAACGGGACTTCCCTGACTTCCAATTTCAAAATGACCTAGAGGAGCGTATCATTAAGCGGGCGATTCATACCTCAGCGGATTTTGATTATTTACATAACTTAGTTTTTGACCGCCAAGGCGCCCAAGTGATCCAAGATGTGATTCGCTCTGGAGGGCACTTGATTACTGATACCACTATGGCTCAATCGGGAATTAATAAGCGGATTTTAAGGGAGCTAGGCACAGAGACCCACTGCTTTATCCGCGACCCCAGAGCCTATCAAATCGCTGAAAACAAGGGGATTACCCGGTCCATGGCAGCCATTGAATTAGCGGCTCAGCTTGAAGGGCCCAAAGTCTTTGTCGTGGGCAATGCGCCGACTGCCATTTATAAAATCTTAGAGATGATTGACGCAGGACGTTTACAAGCCGAAGCGGTTGTGGGGGTGCCGGTAGGTTTCGTAGGGGCAGCTGAGTCCAAGCAAGCCCTCCATGATTATCCCATTCCAAGTATTGCTGCCTTAGGGCGTAAAGGCGGATCCAATGTGGCAGCTGCCATTATTAATGCTATCCAATATGATATTAAAGATACCATCTATCAAAATTAAGTTGACCAAATTAGTTAGAAGACAGGGAAAGGGAGCTGAATCGGGATGAATGAAACAGGTTATTTATCTTATAACGGCAAGCGCCTCCGGATGGGCTATACCACCGGAACCTGTGCCACCGCTGCGACTATGGCTGCTGTGGAAATGATACTGACCCAAAAACCGGTTCACCAAGTTCAGTTGACAACTCCAGCAGGGGTGGACCTAGTTTTAGAAATTGACCATTGCCAGCTCAGTTTAGACCAAGCGTCTTGTTCGGTGGTCAAAGATGGGGGCGATGACGCCGATGCCACTGATGGCTTGGATATCTATGCCACCGTGACCCGCCGCCAGGATAATCAAATTACCCTGGATGGGGGTCAAGGAGTGGGGCGGATAACCAAACCCGGCTTAAAAATTGAGCCCGGCAATGCTGCCATTAATCCCACACCTCGAAAAATGATCCAGG
This genomic stretch from Aerococcus mictus harbors:
- a CDS encoding flavodoxin domain-containing protein, giving the protein MKICIVYSSLRGNTEAAAFILASFLEDLGLSAQLVGADAYDYETLLEADGLAIGSYTYGNNAEIPEELLDLYEDLPDLIQANPKLKQALAVFGSGDRDYPIYAKAVDDFVEVIEKSGGHLLAPGVKIDGYPDYDEEIAGLAAIAQAFLQIAKENN
- a CDS encoding cobyrinate a,c-diamide synthase; this encodes MRALMIAGATSNVGKTTLTLGLIQALIKRGLKVQPYKVGPDYIDTRFHQEISQRPSINLDQFLVPDDQVLKALYTRHLEGSDIAVVEGVMGLFDGFGSDALMASSAGIAKALDIPILLVIDGRAMSTSAAAMVKGYLNLIPDLNIIGVLVNRVASASHYQLIKNAIERYNQVPVLGYLARNEAYSLPSRHLGLALEEANNHLVDQVSQVAQAMEESIAIDDILNLSQLDPDRLKADQAAIESSLAPYEKADQQTPFKVAYAYDEAFSFYYPDNLSLLEKRGGQLQTFSPLHDQDLPKADLYYIGGGFPELYAETLSKNQAMRTALREAHKAGKAILAECGGLMYLGSRFIKDDKDYPMVGIFEGQSQMTDRLRRFGYCTMALTSDSFYGQAGDEVRGHEFHYSTFTSPERTIGNLYKDRDGKRVKEWQGGFQKNKTYAAYQHVHFYQDPKVIDQMISWIKED
- a CDS encoding cobalt-precorrin-8 methylmutase encodes the protein MAYIKKPERITDRSFEIIDAEIKRDFPDFQFQNDLEERIIKRAIHTSADFDYLHNLVFDRQGAQVIQDVIRSGGHLITDTTMAQSGINKRILRELGTETHCFIRDPRAYQIAENKGITRSMAAIELAAQLEGPKVFVVGNAPTAIYKILEMIDAGRLQAEAVVGVPVGFVGAAESKQALHDYPIPSIAALGRKGGSNVAAAIINAIQYDIKDTIYQN